The segment GCCCCGGCCTGACGGCTGGGGTAGGCCCCGGCCTGACGGCTGGGGTAGGCCCCGGCCTGACGGCTGGGGTTCTGATTCGCTCACGGAGGATTCCATGCTCGACGACATCCAGCGCGACACCCGCGACCGCATGGAGACCACCATCAAGTCCCTGACCCACGACCTGACCGCCATCCGCACCGGTCGCGCCAATCCCTCCATCCTCGACCACGTCCAGGTGGATTATTTTGGCTCACCCACCGCCATCAACCAGCTGGCGGTCATCACCGTGCCCGAACCGCGGCTGATCGCCATCCGTCCCTTCAGCGCCGGCGACATCGGTCTCATCTCCAAGTCGATCATGAAGTCGGACCTGGGGCTGAACCCGAACAACGACGGCAAGATCATCCGCCTGGCCATCCCGCCCCTGACCGAGGAACGACGCCGCGACCTGGGCCGGCAGGTGGCGAAACGGGTGGAGGAAGCGCGCGTGGCCGTGCGCAACATCCGTCGCGACTCGATCAACGACCTGCGCGACTTCGAGAAGGAAAAACTGATCACCGAGGACGACTTGGAGGATGGCGAAAAAGACCTTCAGGAGTTGACCGAGGGCTTCATCAAGCGCATCGACAAGATCGGCGAGGCCAAAGTGGCCGAGATCATGGAAGTCTGACACCGTGTCTAGCTTCGTATCACCTGAACGCGTGGTGCCGTTGGACGCCAGCCTTCCTGTCCCGCGGCACGTCGGCATCATCATGGATGGCAATGGGCGCTGGGCCAAGGCGCGCGGCCTCTCACGGCTGGCCGGGCACCGGGCGGGGACGAAGAACATCCGCCGGGTGCTGGAAGAATCGACCCGGATCGGCATCAAGGCGCTGACGATCTACGCCTTCAGCACCGAAAACTGGGGCCGGCCGCAGACCGAGGTCAGCCATCTGATGCGGCTGATCGGCGAGAGCATCCGCGACGAACTAGACGAGTTGCATGCCAACGGCGTCCAGATCCGCCACAGCGGGCGCATGGCCGGCGTTTCTGGCTATCTGCAGAAGCAGATCCGGGGCGCCATCGAACGCACCAAAGACAACGACCGCATCATCCTCAACGTCGCCTTCAACTATGGCGGCCGCGGCGAAATCGTCGACGCCATCAAACACATCATCCAGGATGGCATCCGGCCCGACGACGTGACCGAGGACCTGATCAGCCGCTACCTCTACACGGCCGGCCTGCCCGACCCCGACATGATCATCCGCACCGGCGGCGAGTACCGGCTCTCGAATTTCCTGATCTGGCAGGCGGCCTACGCCGAATACTACGCCACCCCCACCTTCTGGCCCGATTTCGACGAGGCCGAGCTGCGGATGGCGATAGCCGTCTTCCAGAACCGCGACCGCCGCTATGGCCTGGTGAAATAGGATGCAGCTCCGACAGCGCGTCCTCAGCGCCATCGTCATGCTGCCGCCGGTGCTGGTCACGGCCTGGCTGGGCGGCTGGTGGTTTGCGGGCCTGGTCGCTCTCCTCGCCGGCCTGGCGGCGTGGGAATTGACCGCCCTCCTGGCCAAAACCGACCATTCCCCCCTGCCCCATCTTGCCGTTCCCCTTGCCGTCCTCCTGGTGTTGGAAGGCCAGTTGCCGCCCGATCCCCGGCGTTTGCAGATCTTCCTGGTCGTCGCCATCCTGATCGGCCTGACGATCATGCTCTTTCGCCCCACCCCCCGCCCCGGCAACGACTGGCTTCTCACCCTGGGCGCCGGCCTCTATCTGGGCATGAGCTTGCGCTTCTTGCCCCTGCTGCGGGGACTCGAAGCCGGCCTGGGTTGGCTGGCCGTGACTGCGCTTACCACCTGGGTCGCCGATTCCGGCGCCTATTTCATCGGCTCGCGCTTCGGCGCCCACAAACTCTGGCCGCGCATTTCACCCAAGAAATCGTGGGAGGGGCTGTTCGGCGGGCTGGCCGTCGGCCTCGTCGCCGCCCTGTTGCTCGGCCCCTGGCTCATCCCCGGCCTGCTTTGGTGGCAGGGCTTGCTCATCGGCCTGGTGGTCGGGGTTTCAGGGCTGTTCGGCGACCTGAGCGAGTCGGTGTTCAAACGACAGGTGGGCGAGAAAGATTCCTCGCATCTCATCCCCGGTCACGGCGGCTTTTTCGACCGCATCGATTCGTTTTTGTTCGTGGGGCCGTGCCTCTATCTGCTGGCCCTGGCGTTGGGCTGGTAAGGGGCGTGCGGGGCGCGGATTATCTGACAGTCACATAGGGCCGCAGCTTTTCCAGCGTCGCCTCGCCGATGCCCTTGATCCGCAAGAGGTCTTCGACAGCGCCGTAGGGCCGGCCCTCGACGATGGCCTGAGCGGTCTTGGGGCCAACGCTGGGCAGGGCTTCCAGTTCGGCCATGGTGGCGGTGTTCAGGTCGATGGGCTGGGCGGGCAGATCCGAGGCGCTGAAGCCAGAGTCCTGCCCGACCGGTTGCGAGGAGAGGACCGGCGGAGGGGCGGCTTCGCCGGTCTTGGGCACATAGATCTGCTCGCCATCGACCAGGGGGTGGGCCAGGTTGACGGCCACCAGGTCAGCGGCCGTCGTCCCACCGCCGGCGGCGAGGATGGCATCCTGCACCAGGCTGTCGGGGGGGAGCCGGTAAACGCCCGGTTTCAGCACCTCGCCGCTGACATAGATGCGCAGCGGCGAGGGGGTGGGTGTTTCCAGAGCGGCCGGCGTGCTGGTCGGCGAGGCCGGGGCCTGGATTTGGATCGGCTGGGCCGCGGGCCGGCGCTGGCCGAAGAGTAGATAGGCGCCAAACAGCAGCGCCCAGAAAGCCGAGGCGCCGAGGATGCCAGGGAGGTGGCGACGGAGGGCGGCCATCGGGTGGGGGGACGGCTCAGGCTACATCGGCGCCGGTTCCGGTGTCGGGAGCGACCATCGCCTCGGCGTTCGGAACGGGCGGCGGGCTGGCCGGGGCGGCGGGCAGGGCCGGGCGGGTGTCGATGTTGAACATGCCTACGAACGCCCGCATGAATTCAATCGGCAGGGGGAAGATGATGGTCGAGTTCTGTTCGACGGCGATCTCGGTCAGCGTCTGCAGATAGCGGAGTTGCATGGTGCCGGGCGAATCGGAGATGACGCGGGCGGCGGCGGCCAACTGCTGCGAGGCGGTGTACTCGCCCTCGGCGTGAATGATCTTGGCCCGCCGTTCGCGTTCGGCCTCGGCTTGCTTGGCCATGGCGCGCTGCATGGTGGATGGTAGCTCGACATCTTTGACCTCGACCAGGCTGACCTTTACGCCCCAGGGTTCGGTGGCTTCGTCTATGATGCGCTGCAATTCCTGGTTGATGCGCTCTCGCCGCGAGAGAAGATCGTCCAATTCGTGCTGGCCCAACACCGAACGCAGGGTCGTTTGGCCGATCTGCCAGGTGGCGCGGCGGTAGTCTTCGACATTGATGATCGCCTTCTGCGGGTCGAGGATGAAGAAGTAGATGACGGCGTTGACCTTGACGGTGACGTTGTCGCGGGTGATGCACTCCTGGGCCGGGACATCGAGAGCGACGACGCGCAGATCCACCTTGGCCATGCGCTCGATGAAGGGGATGAGGAGGATGAGGCCGGGGCCGCGCACGCCGGCGAAGCGGCCTAGCCGGAAGACGACGCCCCGCTCGTACTCCTGCACGATCTTGATCGCCGAGAGGACGATGAACGCCAGCGCCAGGAAGAAGACGAGCAGGCCAATGGTCGATGACAACATAGGATTGCCTCCGTGGTGGGGTTTTGGTTTGAGGTGCTTGTTTGAGGTGCGACGCACTTCCAAAGTGCGTCGCACCTGTGTCGCACCTCAGACAGTATAGCACTCTTCGCGGCGCCGTGCACGACGGGCGAATAGGCGGGACGGCTTGCGACCGCCCGCTGCTGCGCCGCGGTGCGCCTTTACTTTTCGCCCACCACCGTCACGCTGGCAAGGCCGAAATCACCGTTCAGCCCCGCCGCTTCGGCCCCGTAGGTCGTTTCCTTTTCGACCCGCACGTTTCTGAACCCCGCCGCCTGGATGATGCCCAGGTAGTCTTCGCGATCCAGGGCGCCGGCGATGCACCCCGCCCACAGCATCATGTCCTGGCGCACAGCCTCGGGCACAGCGCCATAGCTGACCATATCGGAGATGGAAAACTGGCCGCCAAGTTTGAGGACGCGATAGACCTCACCGAAGACCTGGCCCTTGTCGGGCGCGAGGTTGATCACGCAGTTCGAAAGCACGACATCGACCGAGTTAGCCTCCACCGGCAGATGCTCGATCTCACCCAGGCGGAACTCGACGTTGGCGAAGCCGCCTCTTTCAGCATTGTTGCGGGCGCGGGTGATCATCTCCGGCGTCATGTCCACGCCGATGACCCGGCCCTGCGCCCCGACCGCCTGTGCGGCCAGAAAGACATCGATACCGGCGCCGCTGCCCAGGTCGAGCACGGTTTGGCCGGGATGCAGCGGAGCGGTGAGGGTGGGTGTGCCGCAGCCCAGGCCCAGGTCGGCTTCGGCGACTACCTGGCCGCGTAAATCGCTGTAATCGGTAAAAACGATGTCGGCGGCGGCATCGGGCGCGCCGCAGCACGACGTATCGGCGCTGGAGCCGCAGCAACCGCCGCTATCAAGGGCAATGCGGCCATAGCGTTGGCGAACTTCTTGTTTGATTGTTTCAGCAGAGGGTGTACTCATGGTGGGTCTCCTGGAATGGAAGGGATTTGACCAGATAGACGCACATCAGCCCGAAAAGACGCAGCCCTACCCCACCGCTTCATCTCGCGGCTGATAGCCGATGACGCCTCCGCGGCGGTCGAACTCGAAGCGGCAGCAGTCGAGCAGTTGCTGCCGCAACATGGCCCGGCCCCGTTGGACGCGCGATTTGGCGCCTGAGATCGAAATCCCCAACTGCGATGCCAGTTCAACCTGGCTCACCCCCTCGAATTCGGTCAGCCACAGGGCCTGGCGGTAGTTGTCCGGCAGGTGTTCGACCATGGGGCGCAGGCAAAGCGCCAGTTCCTGCTCGACCGTCAGCTCCTCGTCGTCGCCGGCCGCAAGCCGCTCATCCTCCTCGGCTCCTTCGTCGAGCGATTCCACCCCGTGCCCGTTGCGGCGATAGTAGTCGGTGATGGTGTTGCGAGCGATCTGGTAGATCCAGGCGCTCAGCCGGTCATCGGCATGC is part of the Caldilineales bacterium genome and harbors:
- the frr gene encoding ribosome recycling factor; protein product: MLDDIQRDTRDRMETTIKSLTHDLTAIRTGRANPSILDHVQVDYFGSPTAINQLAVITVPEPRLIAIRPFSAGDIGLISKSIMKSDLGLNPNNDGKIIRLAIPPLTEERRRDLGRQVAKRVEEARVAVRNIRRDSINDLRDFEKEKLITEDDLEDGEKDLQELTEGFIKRIDKIGEAKVAEIMEV
- the uppS gene encoding di-trans,poly-cis-decaprenylcistransferase produces the protein MDGNGRWAKARGLSRLAGHRAGTKNIRRVLEESTRIGIKALTIYAFSTENWGRPQTEVSHLMRLIGESIRDELDELHANGVQIRHSGRMAGVSGYLQKQIRGAIERTKDNDRIILNVAFNYGGRGEIVDAIKHIIQDGIRPDDVTEDLISRYLYTAGLPDPDMIIRTGGEYRLSNFLIWQAAYAEYYATPTFWPDFDEAELRMAIAVFQNRDRRYGLVK
- a CDS encoding phosphatidate cytidylyltransferase, with amino-acid sequence MQLRQRVLSAIVMLPPVLVTAWLGGWWFAGLVALLAGLAAWELTALLAKTDHSPLPHLAVPLAVLLVLEGQLPPDPRRLQIFLVVAILIGLTIMLFRPTPRPGNDWLLTLGAGLYLGMSLRFLPLLRGLEAGLGWLAVTALTTWVADSGAYFIGSRFGAHKLWPRISPKKSWEGLFGGLAVGLVAALLLGPWLIPGLLWWQGLLIGLVVGVSGLFGDLSESVFKRQVGEKDSSHLIPGHGGFFDRIDSFLFVGPCLYLLALALGW
- a CDS encoding ComEA family DNA-binding protein; its protein translation is MAALRRHLPGILGASAFWALLFGAYLLFGQRRPAAQPIQIQAPASPTSTPAALETPTPSPLRIYVSGEVLKPGVYRLPPDSLVQDAILAAGGGTTAADLVAVNLAHPLVDGEQIYVPKTGEAAPPPVLSSQPVGQDSGFSASDLPAQPIDLNTATMAELEALPSVGPKTAQAIVEGRPYGAVEDLLRIKGIGEATLEKLRPYVTVR
- a CDS encoding slipin family protein translates to MLSSTIGLLVFFLALAFIVLSAIKIVQEYERGVVFRLGRFAGVRGPGLILLIPFIERMAKVDLRVVALDVPAQECITRDNVTVKVNAVIYFFILDPQKAIINVEDYRRATWQIGQTTLRSVLGQHELDDLLSRRERINQELQRIIDEATEPWGVKVSLVEVKDVELPSTMQRAMAKQAEAERERRAKIIHAEGEYTASQQLAAAARVISDSPGTMQLRYLQTLTEIAVEQNSTIIFPLPIEFMRAFVGMFNIDTRPALPAAPASPPPVPNAEAMVAPDTGTGADVA
- the arsM gene encoding arsenite methyltransferase; protein product: MSTPSAETIKQEVRQRYGRIALDSGGCCGSSADTSCCGAPDAAADIVFTDYSDLRGQVVAEADLGLGCGTPTLTAPLHPGQTVLDLGSGAGIDVFLAAQAVGAQGRVIGVDMTPEMITRARNNAERGGFANVEFRLGEIEHLPVEANSVDVVLSNCVINLAPDKGQVFGEVYRVLKLGGQFSISDMVSYGAVPEAVRQDMMLWAGCIAGALDREDYLGIIQAAGFRNVRVEKETTYGAEAAGLNGDFGLASVTVVGEK
- the sigZ gene encoding RNA polymerase sigma factor SigZ, giving the protein MLTTEDIWLSFGHDLKAFIARRVPNPSDAEDLLQETFIKIHRNLNGLHADDRLSAWIYQIARNTITDYYRRNGHGVESLDEGAEEDERLAAGDDEELTVEQELALCLRPMVEHLPDNYRQALWLTEFEGVSQVELASQLGISISGAKSRVQRGRAMLRQQLLDCCRFEFDRRGGVIGYQPRDEAVG